In Spirosoma pollinicola, the genomic window CAGTTACGGTACTGGCTGGTCGCATCAAGACCCAGCGTTCTCTCGGTATCTGCTACTTTGATATCCCGAACCCCTATGCTGTTCAGATAGGACATAACGACCGCTGGTCCGCCGGCCTGTGCCATCACGATATCACTGGCAGAACCGTCACTTTCAGAGACAGCATACCGCAGCAGTTCACTGATGGATATTACGGTTCCGTCTTGATACTCGTCCCGGATTGGACTGTGTTGTGGCTTAGCGATGTAATTGACTTTTTCAACATTGACTCGCTGGTCGAACTTCAGACGTCCCTCATCAACCTGATTCAGGACTGCCATGGCGATAGGTAGTTTATAGACGCTTTGCATGGGAAACTCGGCATTACCCTGCCATTGCACAACTTCACCAGTTTCAACGACGCTAGCCGCCACACCGACTCTGCCAGGTATGGATTTAGCAATGGTTGCAATCTGTTTTTGCAGGTCACCACCTATAGCAACAGACTGAGATGATGCAGGGCTTTGGTTAACCAGCATAAATATTACTCCGGATATAATGGTACTGAGACGTGTCATTGTTAGATCATTTCCTTTTGCAGTAGTGCTTATGCCTCGTTCTTTACAATCAATCGTATCTGAGCGATTAGCACACAATTGGCTAGCGAACATCATACTTTTTTTTGAAGCCCGAATAAGCTATTATTTATTCACCATTCAATTTATTAAGTTTAATTTCTGGACATCACACCATATGAAAACTATTGGCCCACTGCATCTGGAAGACTTGGAACCGCATCGCTTTGAAGATCTGGTTCGTCAACTTCTTTATGATTTTCGGACTTGGGCCCAAATTGAGGCTATCGGTAGATCTGGCTCAGATCATGGCTTCGATGTTCGGGCACAGGAAGTAACCACCCTAGACTTTGAACAAGTAGACAACCTCGATGACGAACCAGAGCAACCTGACCTGCAAGCTGCTGAAACCGGTCGAAACTGGGTTGTTCAGTGCAAACGGGAAAAGAGCATTACTCCCAAAAAGCTTGCCACGTATATGGATGAGCTTCCAGACGCTCAAGAGCATGAACTTTACGGTGTGGTCTTCGTTGCAGCCTGTGATTTCTCATTTGCAGCAAGAGATGTGTTTCGGCGCGCTGCACAAGAAAAAGGGTTTTCAGAAGCCCACTTGTGGGGCAAAGGTGAACTGGAAGACATGCTCTTTCAGCCGAAGAACGATTATCTGCTTTTTGCCTATTTCGGCATTTCTTTGCAAATCAAGAAGCGGAGTATCGCAACGTCAGTCAGGGCCAGACTGGCAACTAAACGAAAGGTCATCAGAATTCTGGAGAAAAACCATGTAGGTCGATACATATTGATCAGAGATGCAAGTGATGATCGGTATCCTTATGGAGGCGGAAGCCGAGAACAACCGATAAGAGGCCGCTGGCGTTTTGCGCAATATGAGCAAGCTATTGCGCAGGGAGTGTGGGTTAAGCTTGCCGAGAAGTTTGCCTATCTAGCTGATGATCGAGTGTCATGGGATTACATGGATAGCCTGAATATGAGTGTTCCTTCATCTCATGAAGACTATTGGACACCTGACACAGACGATCTTGATTCTTCTAAGCCGTCGCAGTTCGATTACTGGGAAGTGTGGAATGCACTACCTGACAACAACAAAGCTAATTATAAAGAATATGGTATAATACCCTACGAGAATATCATCGACATTGATGAAGCTGGTGATCAATACTTTGAGGGACCTCATCTTTATCTCATGCCATACGATGGTGCCAAAGGTCCTTTCAAAGATGGTAAACGACTTCGGGTTGAATTAGATCAGAGTTGGGATAACGTCAACATATATGCCAAATTAGAACATCGAATAACGTGGTTCAAGAATATTAAAGAGCTAGCCGAGAAGATTCTTCTTGAGCGGCAAGAAGAACGTCCGCAAAATTAATCATACAAGAAAGATATTTTCCGTTTGATAGCTTGGCATCAATAGCGCAAATACACCTTTTGTATTTTTATGTACTGATATACCCGCATTAGATAAAGAAGTTCTGTCGCTAGTTCAATAAGAAAAAGCGATTAGCACATTTACAAATAGATATAAATCAGATATTTATTTCATATATTGTACCAACCACACCATAGAATAAGTCATGAGTTATTTTGAAGAGAACTACGCAAATATTAGACTTGCTGTAGATAAAAGCACAGAAGAAACAAAAGGGCTTCGTAGAGCTCAACTCGGAGCGATTCACGCAATTGCTTCACATTTCACCTTACGTAACGACCCCGCCCTTGTTGTCATGCCAACCGGCTCAGGAAAGACAGCAGTTCTAATGATTTCGGCTTATATGTTACAGGCAAAGCGTGTCCTATGTGTAACACCCAGTAGACTCGTTAGAAATGACATTGCTCTTGGATTTCGTAATTTGACTACACTTATAAAGCTAAATGTCGTTGCGGAAACTATAGATCGACCTAATGTTCATGAACAGACGGACAAAATCTCATCTTTCGAAACTTGGGAAGATCTAAGAGCATACGACGTAGTTGTAGCAAGTCCATCAAGCATCAGTCCAGCTATAGATGGCATTCCTTCCCCACCTGATGATTTATTTGATCTTATTTTAGTTGATGAGGCTCATCACAGTCCAGCACGAACTTGGGATGAATTATTCAACGCCTTTCCAAATGCTAAACGTATACTCGTCACGGCTACTCCGTTCCGACAAGATAGACGTGAAATCAAGGGAAAGTTTGTATACGTTTATCCATTGAAGGAAGCTTATAAAGATGAGATCTTTGGCCGAATACAATTCGTGCCGGTTGACGCAGTGGGTGAGAACGGAGACGTTGCTATTGCTAAAAGAGCAGAGGAAGTTTTTAATTTAGATCGAGCTTCCGGTCTACATCATGCCCTCATGGTACGGACTGACTCTCGTAAAAGAGCAGATGCACTTAAGACAATATACGCAGATCATACAACTCTAAATCTTCGAACAATTCACAGTGATCATTCTTATAGTTTTATACAAGCAACTATTAGGTTACTCCGTGAAGGTGCTTTAGATGGTGTCATCTGTGTTAATATGATGGGCGAAGGTTTTGATTTCCCAAACCTAAAAATTGCAGCTGTCCATTCTCCCCATAGATCACTTGCAGTCACACTTCAGTTCATCGGTCGCTTTGCTCGTACAAATGCTGGCAACATAGATGTAGCAAAGTTTATAGCTATCCCTGCGGAAATCGAAATTGAGAGCACTAAGCTCTATAATCAAGATGCTATTTGGCAAGAAATGATTATTGATTTGTCGCGCAGTCGCATTGATGAAGAAGTCTTCGTGCAAGAAAGCATTCAGAACCTCCAAACACGTGAGCATGTTGCCTCAGATACATCTGACGTTTCAATTTACACTCTGAAACCTTATGTACATGTCAAAATATATAAAATAAAAGGAGATGTAGATTTAAGTAGAAAAATAAATCTCCCTACTAATTTTGAGATTGTGAATGCATGGGACGATAATGATTCGAACGTAACGGTCTTAATCGCAAAAGAAACAAGTCGCCCTAAATGGACTACCAGCGATAAATTCTTAAGTTCGGCTTATCAATTATTTGTATTTTACTATGATACTGAAAGTCAGCTTCTATTTATTAATTCCACTCTCAAGCAAGTTGAAATATACGAAGATCTAGCCCAGTCGTTTACAGATCAAACTCCTAGAATTTTACCACTCAATCAAGTTAATAAGGTTCTTTTAAGTCTTCGAGACCCATCTTTTTATAATGTTGGAATGAAGAACCGCCTGCAAAGCGCGAACGCGGAGTCGTACCGAAATGTAACTGGTCCAGCAGCTCAGAAATCCATTACTGAAAGCGACGGACAGCTTTATCATAGAGGGCATGTTTTTGGAGGAGACGAAAATTCAACTATTGGATTTAGCAGCTCCTCAAAAGTTTGGAGTAACGCCCGACTGTTAGTACCGAATCTAGTCAGATGGTGCCAAGATATTGCAAATCACCTCACCAGCAACTCTGAAGTACAAACACGGTCACCGCTAGATTACCTTAATGTTGGACAGGACATAGATACTTTTCCCGAAGGAGTAATAGGGGTGATCTGGAATCAAACGGTTTATAAAAATCCGCCCCGTATCCAGATCATTGAGGATGGAACCATTCGAGAAGCAAATCTACTTGATATTGATCTAGCTGTTGATCCAGCAGCATCTTCAGCCAACAACATACGTATTGTTGCTACATATGGGAGCTCAGCCAGGATTGAACTTGATTACCGGCTTGATGCGGATAATTTCTTTAATCCTATTGATCAAAATCAGCTTAACCAGATAACTGTTCTTAGAAGTCATAAAAATGTAACTATCGACAAATACCTGAACGCTAATTTACCTGAATTTTTCTTCAGTGATTTTTCTCGTCTCAATGGTTATGAGTTATTTCCAGGTCCAGGCGGCACTATGCCTTCCTTGAATGCAGAGCAACTAATCTTGATCGATTGGCTAAACAAAAATGTAGATATTACAAAAGAATTTGGCGATTGTGGAGATGGTAGAGTTTCTATTCATACTTGCTTAGAACAAGATTTGTTAGCTTTGGCTGATATAGTTTTTTACGATCATGGCTCGGGCGAGATTGCTGATTTTATCACGTTCGGCATTGAGGATGATCAGGTAATTATAGCTTTTTATCACTGTAAAGGATCTAGCGCTGACGAACCAGGTGCGCGTGTAAAAGACTACTACGAAGTATGCATGCAAGTAATAAAGTCGCTAAAATGGATAGAAAATAATCAGCGTCTGTTTAAGCAAATTCAATATAGAGAAAATAATACTGCTGCTCGTTTTATCAAAGGTAACCTTCAAGAATTAAACGGCTTTTTGATAGATACTCTTTACCTTAAAACAAACTTCAAATTGGTTGTTGTCCAACCCGGTATCTCAGCAGATGAAATGGATAATCTTTCAGTGCTATTAGCCTCGACAGGGCATTATATTGCTAAATCACGTGGACAACACTTTGAAGTGTGGTGTTCTTAGATGGATTGAAAATTTCATATCCCAATTAAACACGGTACAATATAGTATCACTACAGTACTGTCGTATTAGACTAATAGCTTCAATTAGATTATTTAAGTCATTGAAAGTATTGGTGGGTGTAACAGGGATTGAACCTGTGACCTCTTCCATGTCAATTGGCTCAATTGGCATTAATCAGTTTTACCCGCATTTGATTTACATTAATAAAACACTGTATTTGCTTGAATTTCTGATCATTCACGTTATTCTTGATGTATTGAATTATACCCACAAAGTAGCGATCCAGTAGCAACAGGAGTAGGCCGTGGCTGAGTATATTAATTTCACCAAGACGTATCTCGACAGCTTGTCGATTAGTGACAAACCTTTCGAAGTCGCTGATACAAAGGTTCCCGGTCTGCGTTTACGGCTCAATGCCAACGGCACCAAGACTTACTTTCTTTACCGCAAGGTGCTTGGACGCCCGCAACGGATCACGGTGGGCCGTTACTCGGACCTCACCCTGGAACAGGCGCGTAAGGAAGCACTCCGGCTCAACTCGGTGATTGCCCTGGGCGGCAACCCGCTGACCGACCGAAAAGAAAAACGGGCCGAACTTACCTTTAAACAGCTCTATGATCACTATTATCAGGAGTACGCCCTGCACCAGACCAAACGGCCTCTTGATAACAAAAAGACCGTAGACCACCACATCATGCCCGTGTTCGGCAATATGCGCCTGAGCGAAATCAGCCCTGAGAAAATTCAGCGGTTTCATACCAAACTCGGAGTAACCAAGAAATCGACAGCCAACCGTGTCATTCATGTGGTCAGCGCGGCTTTCAACTTTGGGATCCGTCAGGGCTACCATAAAGGTTTGAACCCCTGTGTAGGTATCCAGAAGTACAAGCTGGTCAGCCGGGATCGCTTTCTAAGTCGCGACGAGTTGAAAGAATTCTTTGCTGCGGTGTCAACAGAGAGACCGCTCTTTCGGGATTACTTTCTACTAGCTCTCTACACAGGAGCCAGAAAGTCAAATGTGCTCTCGATGCGCTGGACAGACATCGACTTCGATAATAAACGTTGGCGCATTCCAGCGTTCGAGGCCAAGAATGGCGACGTTAACATCGTGGTCTTGTCAAATACGGCTCTAGCTATCTTGCAGGAGCGACAAACTGCAAATCAAAAACTCGACACACCATTTTTGTACGTGTTTCCCGGCGATAATGACGCCGAGACACATCTGAAAGATCCCAAGCGGGCCTTTGAACGCATAAAAAACCGTATGGGCATATCGGACATCCGTATCCATGATCTACGGCGAACATTGGCCAGCTATATGGCTATTAATGGAGCCAGCTTGCCTATGATTGGCCAAGCTCTTAATCACAAAAGTCAAGTCTCGACCGCTATCTATGCCAGGCTATCACAAAACCCTGTCCTTGATGCTGTTAATGGAGCCGCTCATTTAATGTCGAAATGAATGAAAATTATATCAGCTTATTCTTTCATTTTCGTACGCGCCCGGCAAGCGATCTAATGATGGTAAAACAAATAAATGGGCAATCAAGTCTTTGCTTGATTGCCCATTTTAAAGATGCGATTCTATGAATCAAACAAAGCTGTTTACACTGACTGAAAGCCTGTCGCCATTCAAATCAGTTGCTTCAACAATCTGTCATTACAGACAAGAATCATAGCATATCAGTCGATCATTAGTAACCTAATTTCTCTCACAGGTTATGATATGGTATCTCTACCTATCTTGTACTCAAATTAGTTAATCTCAGTATACCTTGGATTGCAATCAACTGCCTTCATATCGATATATTTTTGAAATATATATTCTGGAATAAGCATAGATTTGGCTATGTCATTCACAGTTAAATTAACTGGCTGTTGCCCAATTTGTAATACCATCTTCATAACCTCTTCGCGATCATAAATTGGAATTATTAATTCGGTAGCTAAAAGTACTATGCACATTTCTTCATCCATATCATAAAGGTCCTCAAGTGAAGAAAAATCGAAATCCTTGAATTTAATGGTCTCCTCAAAAACCTTCTCAAGCGAGATGCGATAATTATGTTCTCTAACTATTTTGACATTCCGGCTTATTTCATCGTTGAAATCCATATACACATGAAAGAGTTCTTTCAAAACTGTAAATTTCTTCCAGCAATAATTCATTGTTGCATTAATGACAATATATATAGAGTTGTTATGTGGATATGTAGCATACATACCATTAATTGACCTGTCCTCAATGCCTGCGTCTTCCATGATAATAACTTTCATGACCTTTCCCTGTCCGTATTTTTTTGAAATTCTATCTACAAGCTCTTGGATGATTACGTCTTCATCTAAATGTTTAAAAGCTGGAGCATTTGTATATATATTATTTACTGTACTATAAGCTTTTTCACGCCCAACTATATCAACTATATCTTTTACAATTAATCGTAATTCATTTAAGGGTGTAGAATTTGCCATATTTTGTGAAAAAAAAAAGGGGTACAACCCACTATTAAAAATGGATTGTACCCCCAATGAAAGAATAATTTATCTATTTGTTGGAGTATAAGTCTTGATAGAGGTATACCGATGATCAATACCGTCTATCGAATTATTATTTTCAACAAATAGTTTTAATCTCTTTAACATACCATCTGCGCTTCCCATACAATCTTGAAGACTATACTGGGAGTCAAGAGCAAGCAAATACTTGACATTGGCAGGCCGGAAACTTTCTGATAAGTTATCCAAGCTTTCTGCACTCGCTTTAGATGGAATATTAATCTCACTCATCGTCGTTCTTTCGTTATAGGATGTGGTACTTAAATCGAGCCCGCGAAGGTAGTAAACTCCCTTCACTTTTACAACATTGAAAGCAAAAGAATGTTCAACTATTTTTAAATTGTAATCCAAGCTTGGTCAAGCCATTTTTCTTTTAAAGGAAAACAATGAATGCTTAAAGTTCCAAATTTGGGTATTCAAAATTATCTAATGGTACTTTTGAATTTTTCTTGCAAAAAATGTGCCAATATTGGTATAATTCATAAGATTATTAGTAAAGTAAAAACTGGTCGCTATAAATAGTAAACAAAATATGCCTAAAAGTAACATAATAATTTTCCTTAACAGAGACCCACATTAGTCAAGAACAGATACGTAGCGGAAAATCTCTTTGATAATTTGGTTGTCTTGAAAGTATGAGCTTTTGTACGTTTATTGAATTATCTTTTCTCTATTACATAATACTTATCCACTTTTACTCGCCGATGTACAGGTATACCTAGAAAACCATTTTAGGTTACGCTCATAAATAATTCTATTATTGTAAATATCCCGACAACTAACTTTCAGCGTTATGCGACTTAGTTGCTCTTTGACATGATTAAGGTCAATTTCATTCGCTTGATCGCCAAAATTTTTCTCAAAAATCGCTAAATGAGAATTAGGAAGAACAACCCGTTCGGCCAGATCATCCATAGCAATATGCATATAGGAACGAGCATCAAGATCTAGGCAATTCTTAATACTGGCATGGATAGCATTCCCCTTAATAAAGATGAGTTGGTCGATTATCAGCGGTCCTAAACCGTTATTGTAGAGATAGACTCCGATTATATTGCTATGATCGCTGAGGGTAACCTGTCCTAACGGTTTCAGGGACTTTTCGTTATGAAGCCGTTGTAGATGTAACTGAAAGAAGGTTGCCAGCAAGGCCAGCAACGGGATCAAGATTGAAATTGTGGCAACCAAGAGAGACCCACCATTCCTGAATAGAGAAAAGAGACGCTACATCATCCCGTAATACTGAAGCACTTTCAACCGCTCTCTGGCTTGCAACTCGTAAATCAGGGGAATGACCTTGTGATAAAGACCGCAGTGAGGGTCTTTGCCATTGATACGGTACACAGCACAGCCACTCGTACAAACCGATTTATACCGGCAGGACAGGCAATCAGGTGACTTCATGTCCTCATAGTGACTACCCTGCTCGATCATGTCTACCAGATCAAGGCCCGTTTCGAAAATGCTATGCGATAGCTGGGTTTCGTCGCCAAAATGAACATGGCAATAATTTAACGTCCCGTCGACATAGATTGCCCCGCCGGAGAAGCCAGATGCACAGGTCTGAAAACCCAGTTCATTTGGCTTGAGGTCACAGAATTGATGCCGGCTGGAGAAGCGCCAGCCGCCTTGAATAGCCTCGCCCATGATGGCATAGGATGTCAGCAAACACGTTTCCAACAACTCTGAGTCGATGGCTTCGCCCTTCACAATGGAATAACGGAATGGAATGTCCAAGCCGATCAGATAACGGGTCAGGCCGGGTAAACCCTCAAGATTGCAGTTGGTGACCACTGTGTTCGTGGAGACCGGAATGTTATGTGCTATAAGGGTACGAAGATTTCTATCAACAATGTTGAAGCTCCCTGTCCCGGACCGGAATGTCCGGGTCGCATCATGATCCGATGCCAGCCCGTCCAGGGATACCCCATAACTGATGTTGTGCTCTTTGGAAAAATCAACCATCTCGTCCGTCAGAATGGTCAGGTTCGAGATAAACGAAAATGTTAGGTCGCATCTTAACGCGTTTAAGGCGTTTCGGGCCTCGGGAATAAACGCCTGCCATGATTTGAACTGGGTTAAAGGTTCACCTCCGGCAAGCCTGAGTTTAATGCTGCTGAGTTCTCGTTTTGTGACGGTTTCTACCAGCTTGTTGAGCAATTGCCTCCGAGTGGTATCAATCATCCCACTGGTGGTATTCAGGGTTGAGATATAGCAGTAGCTACAACTGAGATTACAACGGTTAGTCGTGTGAATCCAGAAATTCAGTGATTTCGGGCTGGCTGGTTTTTTCGGTTCGCTGAACTGGTCGTCAAACCTGATGATCTCGGTTTGCGACAGCAGCCTCAGAAAACCATTCAAGGTATCGGTCGGGATGGAAAGTTGCTTACCAAGCGCTTTTACACTGGTCCGGTTGTCAATTGCCCTGATGATGTCGTACTGGGCCCTGTTCAGAACCCGTAAAGAGTTCGGATAGGCACAATTGACTGCATAAAAATAATTCTCATCAATGGGCCTGATCAACAGATGAGGAGACTTGAATGGTATCAACATCTTGAAGGTTTGCTGTTGAGGGATGACTTGTACAATCGCAGTCTATTGCGGGCGATGAGAGGTTGAAGACCTTCTGATCTACCAGTTTCGTCAGAATTGAAAAATCATCAAACAGAATGTCAGACTTGTGAATCGCTGTCATAATCGAGAGTTTTTAAGATCTTGTCTGCGATAAAGTTACCCGTTCAAACAGGGTCTATGATCATAACGCTGGTTGTATCGCACAAGACTTCTGCTTGTTTTTTACCAGAGTGATTTCACTTAGATTTGTGCATGGACACAAATTCAGTACATCACGGTCGCAACGTCAAACGAATTCGGGAAATGCTTGGAATCAAGCAGGATGTTCTTGCGAATACGCTGGGCCTTAGCCAGCAGGCCATATCTCAACTGGAGCGGAAAGAGATACTGGATACGACGGTTCTGGAAAAGGTGTCTAAAGCCTTGGGGATACCTGAAGAAGCAATAAGGAATTTTACCGAGGATGCTGCCGTGACAATTATTTCCAGTACCCTGCATGACAACAGTGGTAGCGTGAATTATTTTCCGACTTTCAACCCGGCCGATAAATGGCTTGAAGCGATTGAGGAAAACAAGAAACTTTATGAACGGCTCCTCCAATCCGAACGGGAGAAAAACGAGTTGTTGCAGAAACTTCTGAATTCAAAAGAATAATAAGCTACTGATATTACTGTAGATTTCAAAGTGACAAAAGCACTGAAACACATTTGAAAGATACTAAAAAAACCTTCAAAAACTACCTTTGGCTCACCACATTACGTTGAGAATTGACTAAGTAATCTAGCTTGGTTCAGGCCTTTTTAATATTAGGATAACTTACCTTTAACAAGTTCAAAAAGGTCTGAATACTTTATTAGAGTTCTACGTATTTCAATGCATCTTTCATAATCAAATTCTTCATT contains:
- the bla gene encoding class A beta-lactamase; this encodes MLVNQSPASSQSVAIGGDLQKQIATIAKSIPGRVGVAASVVETGEVVQWQGNAEFPMQSVYKLPIAMAVLNQVDEGRLKFDQRVNVEKVNYIAKPQHSPIRDEYQDGTVISISELLRYAVSESDGSASDIVMAQAGGPAVVMSYLNSIGVRDIKVADTERTLGLDATSQYRNWAKPVEAVKLLGLLQQGVGLSASSRSYLLRLMTETETGLNRLKGQLPQGVKVAHKTGTSQTTNGVTAATNDIGLITVDEHKHIALAVFIKDSAASTKEREAVIAQVAKLVYDRWK
- a CDS encoding restriction endonuclease, whose protein sequence is MKTIGPLHLEDLEPHRFEDLVRQLLYDFRTWAQIEAIGRSGSDHGFDVRAQEVTTLDFEQVDNLDDEPEQPDLQAAETGRNWVVQCKREKSITPKKLATYMDELPDAQEHELYGVVFVAACDFSFAARDVFRRAAQEKGFSEAHLWGKGELEDMLFQPKNDYLLFAYFGISLQIKKRSIATSVRARLATKRKVIRILEKNHVGRYILIRDASDDRYPYGGGSREQPIRGRWRFAQYEQAIAQGVWVKLAEKFAYLADDRVSWDYMDSLNMSVPSSHEDYWTPDTDDLDSSKPSQFDYWEVWNALPDNNKANYKEYGIIPYENIIDIDEAGDQYFEGPHLYLMPYDGAKGPFKDGKRLRVELDQSWDNVNIYAKLEHRITWFKNIKELAEKILLERQEERPQN
- a CDS encoding DEAD/DEAH box helicase; this translates as MSYFEENYANIRLAVDKSTEETKGLRRAQLGAIHAIASHFTLRNDPALVVMPTGSGKTAVLMISAYMLQAKRVLCVTPSRLVRNDIALGFRNLTTLIKLNVVAETIDRPNVHEQTDKISSFETWEDLRAYDVVVASPSSISPAIDGIPSPPDDLFDLILVDEAHHSPARTWDELFNAFPNAKRILVTATPFRQDRREIKGKFVYVYPLKEAYKDEIFGRIQFVPVDAVGENGDVAIAKRAEEVFNLDRASGLHHALMVRTDSRKRADALKTIYADHTTLNLRTIHSDHSYSFIQATIRLLREGALDGVICVNMMGEGFDFPNLKIAAVHSPHRSLAVTLQFIGRFARTNAGNIDVAKFIAIPAEIEIESTKLYNQDAIWQEMIIDLSRSRIDEEVFVQESIQNLQTREHVASDTSDVSIYTLKPYVHVKIYKIKGDVDLSRKINLPTNFEIVNAWDDNDSNVTVLIAKETSRPKWTTSDKFLSSAYQLFVFYYDTESQLLFINSTLKQVEIYEDLAQSFTDQTPRILPLNQVNKVLLSLRDPSFYNVGMKNRLQSANAESYRNVTGPAAQKSITESDGQLYHRGHVFGGDENSTIGFSSSSKVWSNARLLVPNLVRWCQDIANHLTSNSEVQTRSPLDYLNVGQDIDTFPEGVIGVIWNQTVYKNPPRIQIIEDGTIREANLLDIDLAVDPAASSANNIRIVATYGSSARIELDYRLDADNFFNPIDQNQLNQITVLRSHKNVTIDKYLNANLPEFFFSDFSRLNGYELFPGPGGTMPSLNAEQLILIDWLNKNVDITKEFGDCGDGRVSIHTCLEQDLLALADIVFYDHGSGEIADFITFGIEDDQVIIAFYHCKGSSADEPGARVKDYYEVCMQVIKSLKWIENNQRLFKQIQYRENNTAARFIKGNLQELNGFLIDTLYLKTNFKLVVVQPGISADEMDNLSVLLASTGHYIAKSRGQHFEVWCS
- a CDS encoding tyrosine-type recombinase/integrase, coding for MAEYINFTKTYLDSLSISDKPFEVADTKVPGLRLRLNANGTKTYFLYRKVLGRPQRITVGRYSDLTLEQARKEALRLNSVIALGGNPLTDRKEKRAELTFKQLYDHYYQEYALHQTKRPLDNKKTVDHHIMPVFGNMRLSEISPEKIQRFHTKLGVTKKSTANRVIHVVSAAFNFGIRQGYHKGLNPCVGIQKYKLVSRDRFLSRDELKEFFAAVSTERPLFRDYFLLALYTGARKSNVLSMRWTDIDFDNKRWRIPAFEAKNGDVNIVVLSNTALAILQERQTANQKLDTPFLYVFPGDNDAETHLKDPKRAFERIKNRMGISDIRIHDLRRTLASYMAINGASLPMIGQALNHKSQVSTAIYARLSQNPVLDAVNGAAHLMSK
- a CDS encoding radical SAM/SPASM domain-containing protein, translated to MLIPFKSPHLLIRPIDENYFYAVNCAYPNSLRVLNRAQYDIIRAIDNRTSVKALGKQLSIPTDTLNGFLRLLSQTEIIRFDDQFSEPKKPASPKSLNFWIHTTNRCNLSCSYCYISTLNTTSGMIDTTRRQLLNKLVETVTKRELSSIKLRLAGGEPLTQFKSWQAFIPEARNALNALRCDLTFSFISNLTILTDEMVDFSKEHNISYGVSLDGLASDHDATRTFRSGTGSFNIVDRNLRTLIAHNIPVSTNTVVTNCNLEGLPGLTRYLIGLDIPFRYSIVKGEAIDSELLETCLLTSYAIMGEAIQGGWRFSSRHQFCDLKPNELGFQTCASGFSGGAIYVDGTLNYCHVHFGDETQLSHSIFETGLDLVDMIEQGSHYEDMKSPDCLSCRYKSVCTSGCAVYRINGKDPHCGLYHKVIPLIYELQARERLKVLQYYGMM
- a CDS encoding helix-turn-helix domain-containing protein yields the protein MDTNSVHHGRNVKRIREMLGIKQDVLANTLGLSQQAISQLERKEILDTTVLEKVSKALGIPEEAIRNFTEDAAVTIISSTLHDNSGSVNYFPTFNPADKWLEAIEENKKLYERLLQSEREKNELLQKLLNSKE